The following nucleotide sequence is from Gymnodinialimonas sp. 202GB13-11.
GTGTCGCACACCCATTCAGTGCGGGTGAGCGTGAGGAACGAACGCTGCTGCCACTCGCCGATGACCTCGCCCTCACTGCAGCCCATCGCCTCACGCCAGAGGGCGACGGGGTGATCGGTTTCGCCGTTTGGTCCGAACGGGAAGCGCAGGACGGTGTCGTCAAACCCATAGACCTGCCGCGCGTTTTGGGGATGGGTTTGGCAATCGGTGGATTGTGGCAGGGCGCCGGAGATCGCCAGAAGCGCTGCGATGTCAGCCCCGTCTTCACAGACAAACCGCCATGCCATCCGGGCGCCGTAGCTGTAGCCGGACACGAATATCTGCTCGGGATCGATGGGGTAGCTACTGGCAACATCGTCCAGCACCGCGCGGGCGAACGGCACGTCCGGCGAATTGGCGGTGCGGAACGTCCATGTCCCGTTATTGCCGTTGGGGGCGACCAACAGCACACCGCGCCGTTCCGTCGCCCCGGCGATCCGGGCATGCTGAACGATCAGCGTGCCTTGCCGTTGCCAACCATGGAAATGCAGCAGGACGGGGAGTGGGGTTTCGCCATCCCATCCCTCAGGTTCAAGGACGTGGTAAGACCGATCCCCGAGTTCGCACGGGGTTTGCCCAGTGCACGCATTGGCTTGGCTGACAAAGGCAATAAGCAGGAAGGCGACAGAGAAAAGCGTTTTCATGGGCTTGAAGTTGCCCGGTGCGCTGGCAGTGTCAATTCACGGATCGGTCAGTTGTAGGAAGTCGGGCTGGAAGTAACCTGCACCCGTGGTCGTTAGCGCCCTTCAAAGCCGAGCCAATACATCAATTCAACCGTTACTATGATCATGATGAAGGGAAATATGTATATAATGAACACAGGCACAATGACCGTTCGAAACTTGATCTTGAACCAGTTCCAGTTGCGCAGCGTAACCCGCCTGATCGGCGTATTGTTACGATGCCACTTTATCCTGTCGCGCCCGGCCCGAAGGAGCCGGACGGTCAAGCCAGCGTCAGTTCTCCAAATCCTGACAAACCCACGCTCCGCCATCTGATCCAAGTGGAATAGAGTATCGTTTTCGCGTTTCGCGACATCGTCGTAGAGCGGAATAGGCGTGTCGTCTGCGCCAGCATTCGTCTTGAGGCTTTCATGTGTCCAGCGTTGTGTGCCTGCCTCCTGAATCAACAGAAGCAGCTGCCGCTCAACCTCCAGATCGTACCTCACACCCCTGCGTGCACCGTCGGGACCTCAAGCGCTGCAAATCCATAGTGGCGCAGCCACCGCAAGTCGCTTGCGAAGAAGTCGCGCAGGTCGGGGATGCCGTATTTCAGCATCGCAATCCGGTCGATGCCCATGCCAAACGCGAAGCCCTGGTACTTGGACGGGTCGATCTTGCCGGCCTCAAGCACCTTGGGGTGGACCATACCGGAGCCCAGGATTTCCAACCAATCGTCACCCTCACCAACCTTCACTGTGCCGCCTTCGAAGCTGCATTGAATGTCGACTTCGGCCCCCGGTTCCACAAACGGGAAGTGCGAGGCGCGGAAGCGGGTTTTGACGGCGACACCGAAGAAGGCGGAGTAAAACTCTTCCAGCACCCACTTGAGGTTCGCCATGGAGATGTCTTCACCCAGAACCAACCCCTCGACCTGATGGAACATCGGTGTGTGGGTCTGGTCGTAATCGGCGCGATAAACACGGCCCGGCGCAATGATGCGGCAGGGCGCGCCGTGCTGTTCCATATGGCGGATCTGCACGGGGCTGGTATGGGTGCGCAACACATGCGGCGGGCGATTATCGCCCTCCTTCCGGTGCGTATAAAACGTGTCCATCTCGGCCCGCGCGGGGTGGTGGCCGGGGATATTGAGCGCGTCGAAATTGTAGAAATCCGTCTCGATCTGCGGACCTTCCGCGACAGAGAAACCCATATCGGCGAAGATTGCCGTGACCTCTTCCATGACTTGTGACACCGGATGAATGGTGCCTTGACGGCGCGGACGCGACGGCAAGGTCACATCCAGCCATTCCGCCTTCAGTCGCTCATCAAGCGCCGCATCGGCCAGACCGGCCTTCTTCGCAACGATCGCCGCGTTGACCTCATCCTTCAGCGCGTTCAGCGCGGGGCCGGCAACCTGACGCTCTTCCGGGGTCATCTTGCCCAACTCGCGCATTTTCAGGCTGATCTCGCCCTTTTTGCCCAGGGCCGCTACACGAAACTCTTCCAAAGCGCCTTCATCTGTGGCCCCGCCGATGCGGTCCAGCCAGCTTTTGCGAAGATCGTCCAAGCCGTCCATTTTTGCGCGCTCCATCAAGAAGAATTCCGGCCTGTCCCCTACCAGAGCGGCCCCGGATTGCAAGCCAGCGCAGCGGTCGCGCCCCATTCTCGCCACATTTGGCCCCATTTCAGATCACTCGCTGATTTGGCGCATCCAATGGCCACCTTCCGCCTGTAAAAATTGACCAAAACGTAATCCCGCGCGGCCACGCAAAAAGGTTAACGGCGGCATTCCTGCAACAGCGCGAACGCTCCGATTGCCCTAAATGCGTCAAATCGTTGACTGAAATGAGGCTTACCCTCAGTTTGCATACCAAGCCGGACAAAAAAACACCGGCAAACATTGGGCAGGAACACGTGAGTAAGTTGATCTCAGAACGGTCGAAATCCGACCCGTCTGGTGCACTATATGCGCCAGAAGCCGTCGCCGGTATGCGCGGCGGGATCGCCACATCCACAGATCAGCAACGTGTGTCCGCAACGGGTCAAATCCGCATGCGCCGTGAATTGGCGTGCGGACACAATACGGAGTAGAGTTATGGCGATCTTCAATAAGCGTCGCAAAGCCGACGAGGCACGGGAAGAGGCGGGACAGCGCCTTGCACATGCCGCACGCCGCGCCGATCATTACCGCAAGCTGGTGGCGACGCCGTCGGTTCTTGCCGCAGCAGGCTTGTTCACCCTTTCAGGCATTGCCGGTGGTTTCCTTGCAACCGGTCAAACCGCAGCGGTTCGCACGCCAGCCGCACCAGTGCAGCCCGCCGTTGTTCCTGTCGCAGCCGTGCCCGAGGCACCGATGCCGCCGACGCTGATCGACATGACCGGCGCAGATGCCGAAACGGCAAGCGTCGTTCCAGTGGCACGCCCGGCTGAACTTGAGGCAGTGCTGGACCTTGCCGAAGCAAGCGCGGACGCCACGCCCGAGGAACCGGAAGAGCAAATTTTCACCTCCCTTTCGATTGATGCGGCAACGGGACGGGAAGAACGGCGGGCAATCCGCCCTGCCCTGACCGAAGCGCAGGCGGAGGTGTGCCGGGAGAACTTGGCAGCCGCCGCAGATCGCCTGTCGGTTCGGTTCTCGGCCAGCTCTACTGACGCAGCACCTGAGGATCTTGATGCCGCCTTCTCGTTCGCAGAAGGTGTAGCAAGCTGTGCAGGCCTTCGCATCCTGGTACGCGGCCATGCCGATGCCACCGGAGACGAGACGCAGAACCTCTTGCTGTCTTGGGAACGGGCCGAAGCCATCATCGAGGCAATCGAGGCGGCTGGCCACGACACATCGATTTATGAACCCGTCGGCTATGGGTCGCGTCAACTTCTGAGCGATGCCCCTGCAGAACAAGCCGAAGCCCTCAGCCGCCGCGTTGAATTCGCGGTCGTGCCCTTGCGTCAGTAACAAAGGACAAACGGTATGCCACTTCTTTTGAACCTCACCCTTGTCCTCGTGCTGATCGCCTCGGCGGGCGTCGGGGGCTATCTTCTGGCCCGCGCGCATTTCACTGCGACCATCGCGAACCGTGTTCTGGCCTATCAGGCCCGTCTGGCACGGGCGAACCGCGACACCAAGCAAGCCCATAAAGACATTGACCGCCTCACAGCCGAGGCTGATGTCCTGAAGGCCGATCTGGAGCGTTCGCGCGAAAGCCTGGAACGCTATGAGACCGCCTTGTTTGAGGCACAGCCCGCGGCAGCGGCACCCACCACCATGGTTGCCCCAGCTCCTGTTGAGGTCGCGCCGAGCCCCGAAATGCCGCTGGAACAGCAGGCCGAGGCTTATATCCAGCACGTCGGCGGCTATGACGATTTTGAGCGCTCCAGCGGCATGGAAGAGGCCGAGCCGGTTGCGGTTGACCCCCATCCCCATACGCTGAGCCGCGCGATCGCCTGATCGCCAGCGCCAAAGAAAAAGAAAACCCCCGCCGAGCAGATCGCCCGGCGGGGGTTTTTCGTTTCGGAA
It contains:
- a CDS encoding PHB depolymerase family esterase; amino-acid sequence: MKTLFSVAFLLIAFVSQANACTGQTPCELGDRSYHVLEPEGWDGETPLPVLLHFHGWQRQGTLIVQHARIAGATERRGVLLVAPNGNNGTWTFRTANSPDVPFARAVLDDVASSYPIDPEQIFVSGYSYGARMAWRFVCEDGADIAALLAISGALPQSTDCQTHPQNARQVYGFDDTVLRFPFGPNGETDHPVALWREAMGCSEGEVIGEWQQRSFLTLTRTEWVCDTGRVALDTHPGGHFIPHGWIARQLDELLGLPNSYP
- the pheS gene encoding phenylalanine--tRNA ligase subunit alpha, with the protein product MDGLDDLRKSWLDRIGGATDEGALEEFRVAALGKKGEISLKMRELGKMTPEERQVAGPALNALKDEVNAAIVAKKAGLADAALDERLKAEWLDVTLPSRPRRQGTIHPVSQVMEEVTAIFADMGFSVAEGPQIETDFYNFDALNIPGHHPARAEMDTFYTHRKEGDNRPPHVLRTHTSPVQIRHMEQHGAPCRIIAPGRVYRADYDQTHTPMFHQVEGLVLGEDISMANLKWVLEEFYSAFFGVAVKTRFRASHFPFVEPGAEVDIQCSFEGGTVKVGEGDDWLEILGSGMVHPKVLEAGKIDPSKYQGFAFGMGIDRIAMLKYGIPDLRDFFASDLRWLRHYGFAALEVPTVHAGV
- a CDS encoding OmpA family protein, whose translation is MAIFNKRRKADEAREEAGQRLAHAARRADHYRKLVATPSVLAAAGLFTLSGIAGGFLATGQTAAVRTPAAPVQPAVVPVAAVPEAPMPPTLIDMTGADAETASVVPVARPAELEAVLDLAEASADATPEEPEEQIFTSLSIDAATGREERRAIRPALTEAQAEVCRENLAAAADRLSVRFSASSTDAAPEDLDAAFSFAEGVASCAGLRILVRGHADATGDETQNLLLSWERAEAIIEAIEAAGHDTSIYEPVGYGSRQLLSDAPAEQAEALSRRVEFAVVPLRQ